A genomic window from Canis lupus familiaris isolate Mischka breed German Shepherd chromosome 32, alternate assembly UU_Cfam_GSD_1.0, whole genome shotgun sequence includes:
- the SPARCL1 gene encoding LOW QUALITY PROTEIN: SPARC-like protein 1 isoform X1 (The sequence of the model RefSeq protein was modified relative to this genomic sequence to represent the inferred CDS: deleted 1 base in 1 codon) yields the protein MKTVLFFLYILGTAAAIPTNARFLSDHSKPTADSLSSIQQAEILVTPNNTAIPVLGVEDAENEKEIAVSIDHPNHEAEKSSVLKSKEENHDESADQGQSYSQELGLQDEEESESDLSENLEYMPSERTLDLKEDMGEPQNKKLSENIDLLAPNISSIVDPNYQESITKTEKEQEQPINDLHPQLNKSNKHSQDVSDQGNEEQDSNIPNGEGEGEEDPGEVGTHSNNQERERMFPKEHSNIKEEEDHTQSDDVLEESNQPTQVSKMQKDESEQGNQEQEEDSSNAEMEDETASKINKHNQDPEWQSQEEKPEVISDHEEIDKKTVSEALLVKPTEDGNIMPRNHGANDDGDDEPRHDASDDYEFIPSEAFIEAERSQSISYHLKYEEERERERARENGNVDASEPGEYQGAKKAESSPNEDESSYENNRMVHDIDSCMNFQCKRGHICKADQQGKPHCVCQDSVTCPPTKLLDQVCGTDNQTYASSCHLFATKCKLEGTKKGHQLQLDYFGACKSIPICTDFEVTQFPLRMRDWLKNILMQLYEQNPEHAGYLNEKQRNKVKKIYLDEKRLLAGDHSIDLLLRDFKKNYHMYVYPVHWQFGELDQHPMDRVLTHSELAPLRASLVPMEHCITRFFEECDPNKDKHITLEEWGHCFGIKEEDIDENLLF from the exons ATGAAGACTGtgctttttttcctatacattttgGGAACTGCAGCTGCAATCCCg aCAAATGCAAGGTTCCTGTCTGATCATTCCAAACCAACTGCTGATTCTTTGAGTTCCATCCAACAAGCTGAAATATTAGTAACACCTAACAACACTGCAATCCCCGTGTTAGGGGTTGAAGatgcagaaaatgaaaaggaaattgcAGTATCTATAGACCATCCCAACCATGAG gctgAAAAATCTTCAGTACTAAAGTCAAAGGAGGAAAATCATGACGAGTCAGCAGATCAGGGGCAGAGTTACAGCCAAGAGCTTGGATTACAGGatgaagaagaaagtgaaagtgACTTAAGTGAGAATTTGGAGTATATGCCATCTGAACGTACATTGGACCTAAAAGAAGATATGGGTGAGcctcaaaacaaaaaactctcagAGAACATTGATCTCCTTGCTCCTAATATTAGTTCCATTGTAGATCCTAAC TATCAAGAAAGcatcacaaaaacagaaaaagaacaagaacaaccAATAAATGATTTACATCCTCAGCTGAACAAGAGCAACAAGCATAGCCAAGATGTAAGTGATCAAGGAAACGAAGAGCAGGACTCAAATATTCCCaatggagaaggggaaggggaagaagaccCAGGTGAAGTTGGTACCCACAGCAATAaccaagaaagggagagaatgttTCCCAAGGAACATTCTAACATCAAGGAGGAGGAAGACCATACCCAGTCTGATGATGTTTTGGAAGAGTCCAATCAACCAACTCAAGTAAGCAAGATGCAGAAAGATGAATCTGAGCAGGGTAACCAAGAACAAGAAGAGGATAGTTCCAATGCAGAAATGGAAGATGAAACTGcatcaaaaattaataaacacaatCAAGATCCTGAATGGCAAAGCCAAGAAGAAAAACCTGAAGTTATCAGCGACCATGAGGAGATAGATAAAAAGACTGTTTCTGAGGCTCTGCTTGTGAAGCCTACCGAAGATGGTAACATCATGCCTAGAAATCATGGAgctaatgatgatggtgatgatgagcCCAGACACGATGCAAGTGATGACTACGAATTCATCCCAAGTGAGGCCTTCATAGAGGCCGAAAGATCTCAGTCTATTTCCTATCACCTCaaatatgaagaagaaagagaaagagaaagagcacgtgAGAATGGAAATGTGGATGCCAGTGAACCTGGAGAATACCAAGGG GCCAAGAAAGCAGAGAGCTCACCGAATGAAGATGAAAGTTCATATGAAAACAACAGAATGGTGCACGATATTG ATTCTTGCATGAACTTCCAGTGTAAAAGGGGACACATCTGTAAGGCTGACCAACAGGGAAAACCCCACTGTGTTTGCCAAGATTCGGTGACTTGTCCTCCTACAAAACTCCTTGACCAA GTTTGTGGCACTGACAATCAGACCTATGCTAGCTCCTGTCATCTGTTTGCTACTAAATGTAAACTGGAAGGGACCAAAAAAGGGCACCAACTACAGCTGGATTATTTTGGAGCCTGCAAAT CTATTCCTATTTGTACAGACTTTGaagtgactcagtttcccctaaGGATGAGAGACTGGCTCAAGAATATTCTCATGCAACTTTATGAGCAAAACCCTGAACATGCTGGATAtctaaatgaaaagcaaagaaataaa GTCAAGAAAATTTACCTGGATGAAAAGAGGCTCTTGGCTGGGGACCATTCCATTGACCTTCTCTTAAGGGACTTTAAGAAAAACTACCACATGTATGTATATCCTGTGCACTGGCAGTTTGGTGAACTTGACCAACATCCTATGGACAG AGTCTTGACTCATTCTGAGCTTGCTCCTTTACGAGCTTCTCTGGTGCCCATGGAACACTGCATAACTCGCTTCTTTGAGGAGTGTGACCCCAACAAGGATAAGCACATCACCCTGGAGGAGTGGGGCCACTGCTTTGGAATTAAAGAAG aagACATAGACGAAAATCTCCTGTTTTGA